Proteins encoded together in one Campylobacter concisus window:
- the fdh3B gene encoding formate dehydrogenase FDH3 subunit beta, protein MSEFNDNNRLKFYCDDDRCIDCNGCAVACDEAHELPLGIRRRRVITLNEGVPGKEISTSIACMHCEDAPCSLVCPVDCFYIRSDGIVLHDKDICIGCGYCLYACPFGAPQFPREGVFGAKGSMDKCTMCAGGPLPTNSEAEREEYGQDRISEGKVPVCAAMCSTKALLVGESAMIEKIYGDRVKARGYGFKDLKQTLTWKLAYYAGDRLKIKS, encoded by the coding sequence ATGAGCGAATTTAACGATAACAATAGACTTAAATTTTACTGCGACGACGATAGATGTATCGACTGTAACGGCTGTGCGGTAGCTTGCGACGAGGCTCACGAGCTGCCTCTTGGCATCCGCCGCCGCCGCGTCATCACGCTAAACGAAGGCGTACCAGGTAAGGAAATTTCAACCTCGATAGCCTGCATGCACTGCGAGGACGCGCCGTGCTCGCTGGTTTGCCCGGTTGATTGCTTTTATATCAGGAGCGATGGTATCGTACTACACGACAAAGATATCTGCATCGGCTGCGGATACTGTCTATACGCGTGTCCGTTCGGTGCGCCTCAGTTCCCGCGCGAGGGAGTTTTTGGCGCCAAAGGTTCGATGGATAAGTGCACGATGTGCGCAGGCGGTCCGCTACCGACGAATAGCGAAGCCGAGCGCGAAGAGTACGGCCAGGATAGAATTTCCGAAGGCAAAGTGCCGGTTTGTGCGGCGATGTGCTCGACAAAGGCGCTGCTAGTAGGAGAATCGGCAATGATAGAAAAAATCTACGGCGATAGAGTCAAGGCTCGCGGCTACGGCTTTAAAGACCTAAAACAAACTCTGACCTGGAAGCTCGCCTACTATGCTGGCGATAGGCTTAAAATAAAATCTTAA
- a CDS encoding molybdopterin-dependent oxidoreductase — translation MPHSNAVGRRSFLKMAALAGVAGGMSGLAASGVTRSATKEEMANPFPNSKIVKTVCTVCSVGCGVRAEVENGVWVRQEVAQDHPVSAGGHCCKGSDVIDMVRSHCRVKYPMKKVGGKWKRISYKDALDEIGAKLKAYREKNPEQVMFLGSAKDCNEQSYYISKFSAMFGTNNLDHQARIUHSATVAGVANTWGYGAMTNHLGDIQNAKSIFIIGANPAVNHPVGFRHFLKAKENNGAKLIVVDPRYTRTAAKADYFAQIRPGTDIPFMYGMMNLIFENGWEDKKFIDDRTYGIDEIRKEAAKWTPEVVEDVTGVPAATLKEITEVYAKNRPGSVVWAMGLTQHTIGSSNTRIAPILQLVLGNMGVSGGGCNILRGHDNVQGASDMANAPDSLPGYYAKNEATWKYFAKMWKVDYEWLQGNFIKPEWMFKPGFTLARWWAGVLDGKNGNDPVENAGDSLKALIVIGNGITSTAQQAKVQEGLDGLELLVLLDPFVNDAGVITDKKDGVYLLPAATQFETSGTVVATNRSGQWRSQVVEPLFESMPDHEILFELAKRLGYYDELTRTIRDSEGKIEWPEAATREIASIVKSIGLTGWTPERLKRHQANWDKFDEKTLMGKEGTEVAGEYYGLPWPCWTEKHPGSPNLYDISRPVMQGGMGFRNRFGLEHNGVNQLAGDGSAPVGGAQSGGYPEIKKDNIEKILGIKLTDEEREKMGATWATDGSGIIAEKCMEKGIAPYGNARARAVVWTFVDQIPQHREPLHTPRQDLAQKYPSFEDKPNHYRVFTKYKSLQLSKDFSKEFPINLTTGRLVNFSGAGMETRASMYLSRITPEMFADIHPELAAKHGIKNWDFVWIHSPEGTKIKVRARVVPSVKLDTIFLPFHWAGYMQGIDMTGNFPEDTKPYAVGESANTVANYGYDIVTQIPETKSGLCRIEKA, via the coding sequence ATGCCCCACTCAAACGCAGTCGGGCGAAGATCGTTTTTAAAAATGGCCGCGCTAGCAGGCGTAGCGGGCGGCATGAGCGGGCTGGCTGCTAGCGGTGTAACTAGAAGCGCCACAAAAGAAGAAATGGCAAATCCGTTTCCAAACTCTAAAATCGTAAAAACCGTTTGTACGGTTTGCTCCGTTGGATGCGGAGTGCGCGCCGAGGTAGAAAACGGCGTTTGGGTACGCCAAGAAGTAGCCCAAGATCACCCGGTAAGCGCGGGCGGCCACTGCTGTAAGGGCAGCGACGTCATCGATATGGTGCGCTCTCACTGCCGCGTGAAATACCCGATGAAAAAAGTAGGCGGCAAATGGAAACGCATCAGCTACAAAGACGCGCTTGACGAGATCGGCGCCAAATTAAAAGCGTATCGCGAGAAAAACCCTGAACAAGTGATGTTTCTAGGCTCTGCAAAAGATTGCAACGAACAAAGCTACTACATCAGCAAATTTTCCGCGATGTTTGGGACAAACAACCTAGATCACCAAGCTAGAATTTGACATAGCGCAACAGTCGCCGGTGTGGCGAATACGTGGGGTTATGGAGCTATGACTAATCACCTTGGAGATATCCAAAACGCGAAGTCTATCTTTATAATCGGCGCAAATCCGGCTGTAAACCACCCGGTGGGATTTAGGCATTTTCTAAAAGCGAAGGAAAATAACGGCGCAAAGCTGATCGTTGTCGATCCAAGATACACGAGAACTGCTGCAAAGGCTGATTATTTTGCTCAAATTCGCCCGGGCACGGACATACCTTTCATGTATGGCATGATGAATCTCATCTTTGAAAACGGTTGGGAAGATAAGAAATTTATAGATGACCGCACGTACGGCATCGACGAGATCCGCAAAGAGGCTGCAAAGTGGACGCCAGAAGTGGTCGAAGACGTAACCGGAGTACCGGCTGCGACGCTAAAAGAGATAACGGAAGTTTACGCTAAAAACCGCCCTGGATCGGTCGTTTGGGCGATGGGTCTAACTCAGCACACCATAGGCAGCTCAAACACTCGTATCGCTCCGATCCTGCAACTAGTACTGGGAAATATGGGCGTATCAGGCGGCGGCTGCAACATCCTGCGCGGTCACGACAACGTCCAAGGCGCCAGCGATATGGCAAACGCGCCAGATAGCCTGCCTGGATACTACGCTAAAAACGAAGCCACGTGGAAATACTTCGCTAAAATGTGGAAAGTAGACTACGAGTGGTTGCAAGGTAACTTTATAAAACCTGAATGGATGTTTAAGCCGGGATTTACCCTAGCTCGCTGGTGGGCAGGCGTACTTGACGGCAAAAACGGCAATGACCCGGTTGAAAACGCAGGCGATAGCCTAAAAGCCCTAATCGTCATAGGCAACGGCATCACCTCTACCGCACAACAAGCAAAAGTACAAGAGGGCCTTGACGGCCTTGAGCTTTTGGTGTTGCTTGATCCTTTTGTAAACGACGCCGGCGTTATAACAGACAAAAAAGACGGCGTCTATCTACTGCCTGCAGCGACGCAGTTTGAAACCAGCGGCACGGTCGTAGCGACAAACCGTAGCGGTCAGTGGAGAAGCCAGGTTGTAGAGCCTCTGTTTGAGAGTATGCCAGATCACGAAATTTTATTTGAGCTTGCCAAAAGGCTAGGCTACTATGACGAGCTAACTCGCACGATCAGAGACTCCGAGGGCAAGATCGAGTGGCCTGAAGCAGCCACTCGCGAGATCGCTAGTATCGTAAAAAGCATCGGTCTAACCGGCTGGACTCCGGAGCGTCTAAAACGCCATCAGGCTAACTGGGATAAATTTGACGAAAAAACGCTAATGGGCAAAGAGGGCACCGAGGTAGCGGGCGAATACTACGGCTTGCCGTGGCCTTGCTGGACGGAAAAACACCCTGGCAGTCCAAATTTATACGATATAAGTAGACCGGTAATGCAAGGCGGTATGGGCTTTAGAAACCGCTTCGGCCTAGAGCATAACGGCGTAAATCAGCTAGCTGGCGACGGTAGCGCGCCTGTAGGCGGAGCGCAAAGCGGCGGATATCCGGAGATCAAAAAAGATAACATAGAAAAGATACTAGGCATCAAGCTAACGGATGAAGAGCGCGAAAAAATGGGCGCTACTTGGGCCACGGACGGTAGCGGTATAATCGCAGAAAAATGTATGGAAAAGGGTATTGCACCGTACGGCAACGCAAGAGCTAGAGCGGTAGTTTGGACCTTCGTCGATCAGATACCGCAGCACAGAGAGCCGCTACATACGCCTCGCCAAGACCTTGCGCAGAAGTATCCGAGCTTTGAGGATAAGCCGAATCACTACCGCGTATTTACGAAATACAAGAGCTTGCAGCTAAGTAAGGACTTCTCGAAAGAATTCCCGATAAATTTGACTACGGGACGCCTTGTAAACTTTAGCGGTGCTGGCATGGAAACGCGCGCTAGTATGTATCTATCGCGTATCACGCCTGAGATGTTTGCGGATATCCATCCTGAGCTTGCGGCTAAACACGGCATTAAAAACTGGGATTTCGTATGGATTCATTCGCCTGAAGGCACGAAAATCAAGGTACGAGCTAGAGTCGTACCGTCGGTCAAACTAGATACTATATTCTTGCCGTTTCACTGGGCTGGATACATGCAAGGCATCGATATGACTGGTAATTTCCCAGAAGACACCAAGCCTTATGCGGTAGGCGAGAGCGCAAATACCGTCGCTAACTACGGCTACGATATAGTCACTCAAATCCCCGAAACCAAAAGCGGTCTATGCCGCATAGAAAAGGCGTAA
- a CDS encoding twin-arginine translocation signal domain-containing protein: protein MQKNRREFLKKAGLVGAAAATAGVATAAVSNLKYGKSKKTEVLYKRSKNWDLYYEQAK from the coding sequence ATGCAAAAAAATAGGCGAGAATTTTTAAAAAAGGCGGGGCTAGTCGGCGCGGCAGCGGCTACGGCCGGAGTAGCAACGGCAGCGGTGTCAAACCTAAAATACGGTAAAAGCAAAAAGACCGAAGTGCTTTATAAAAGAAGCAAAAACTGGGATCTATACTACGAACAAGCGAAATAA
- a CDS encoding molecular chaperone, with the protein MTSKGEFAAGRGLYYSLFSRFFVFSQEADRFSGVNAMLGLASAHALNEESADAIMRIQAKFDEKNSQNLADEFDEIFHALPSPLRNSLSYYDEGYEVGHACTKVRKILARTDIRRDEAKFKENEDNVGFVFALMSEFIARESEQELYGELEEQLFKEIINPNIDEFINDLFNHESSEIYKDVAVLLQGFIEFERVVLSAPRPINQGKNKKTLDGVSRSEAIRRQKNRVRKIKAMEEENAKK; encoded by the coding sequence ATGACTAGCAAGGGCGAATTTGCGGCGGGACGTGGGCTTTACTACTCGCTATTTTCGCGTTTTTTCGTTTTTAGCCAAGAAGCCGATAGATTTAGCGGCGTAAACGCGATGCTAGGCCTTGCCTCGGCGCACGCTCTAAACGAGGAATCGGCCGACGCGATAATGCGCATACAGGCAAAATTCGACGAGAAAAATTCGCAAAATTTAGCGGATGAATTCGATGAAATTTTCCACGCTCTGCCAAGTCCGCTTAGAAACTCGCTGTCCTACTACGACGAGGGCTACGAAGTCGGACACGCCTGCACAAAAGTGCGTAAAATTTTAGCCCGCACAGACATTAGGCGCGACGAGGCTAAATTTAAAGAAAACGAAGACAACGTGGGCTTCGTGTTTGCGCTGATGAGCGAATTTATCGCGCGAGAGAGCGAGCAGGAGCTATATGGCGAGCTTGAGGAGCAGCTTTTTAAAGAGATCATAAACCCAAACATCGACGAGTTTATAAATGATCTTTTTAACCACGAAAGCAGCGAAATTTATAAAGACGTCGCAGTGCTTTTGCAAGGATTTATAGAGTTTGAGCGCGTAGTTTTAAGCGCGCCGCGTCCTATAAATCAAGGCAAAAACAAAAAGACTTTGGACGGAGTTTCAAGATCTGAGGCCATAAGAAGACAAAAAAACCGAGTGAGAAAGATAAAAGCTATGGAGGAAGAAAATGCAAAAAAATAG
- the tupC gene encoding tungstate ABC transporter ATP-binding protein TupC, translated as MINVRNLRLNYGASEILNIPRLDIDVSKITALTGSNGSGKSTLMRVMSFLQKPTSGEVRLWGSSAPSLNLLRDVSVLLPEPALLKRSVRENFRAVLKSRGVLGEFDERASETLNLVGLNESFLNKRHFELSSGQTQRVSFALNLALRSRLYLLDEPTNSVDAGTSKLFGKAVLYMRQRYGCGFVIASHDDKWLSAVAEENVFLHKGRVCEFEYKNIFDAQGGVLKFDENASVNLPQNLRNAVKIAVNPSKITLSKTPIDGYLGGILHSVSLYLGKELLVKIKVGDFLIKTLAANSQNFRVGENIYFKFDEEAFLGLE; from the coding sequence GTGATAAACGTTAGAAATTTACGCCTAAACTACGGCGCGAGCGAGATTTTAAACATCCCGCGCCTTGATATCGACGTTAGCAAAATCACCGCGCTAACTGGCAGCAACGGCAGCGGCAAAAGCACGCTAATGCGAGTGATGTCGTTTTTACAAAAGCCAACTAGCGGCGAGGTGCGGCTGTGGGGGAGCAGCGCGCCGAGTCTAAATTTACTGCGCGACGTTAGCGTTTTGTTACCAGAGCCCGCGCTTTTAAAACGCTCCGTGAGGGAAAATTTTAGAGCCGTTTTAAAAAGCCGCGGAGTACTGGGAGAATTTGACGAGCGAGCGAGCGAGACGTTAAATTTGGTCGGGCTTAACGAGAGCTTTTTAAACAAGCGCCACTTTGAGCTAAGCTCGGGACAGACGCAGCGCGTTAGCTTTGCGTTAAATTTGGCGCTTAGATCGCGGCTTTATCTGCTTGACGAGCCGACAAATAGCGTGGACGCGGGCACTTCAAAGCTTTTTGGCAAGGCCGTGCTTTACATGCGGCAAAGATACGGCTGCGGCTTTGTGATCGCTAGCCACGATGATAAATGGCTAAGCGCGGTCGCCGAAGAAAACGTCTTTTTGCACAAGGGGCGCGTGTGCGAATTCGAATACAAAAATATTTTCGACGCGCAGGGCGGGGTTTTAAAATTTGACGAAAATGCGAGCGTAAATTTGCCGCAAAATTTACGTAACGCCGTAAAGATCGCCGTAAATCCAAGCAAAATAACGCTAAGCAAAACGCCGATAGATGGGTATTTGGGCGGTATCTTGCACTCGGTTTCGCTCTATCTTGGCAAAGAGCTTTTGGTGAAAATCAAAGTCGGCGACTTTTTGATTAAAACGCTGGCGGCGAATTCGCAAAATTTTAGAGTCGGCGAAAATATTTATTTTAAATTTGACGAGGAAGCGTTTTTGGGGCTTGAGTGA
- the tupB gene encoding tungstate ABC transporter permease TupB — translation MDFLLNGFLEAFRLLFSGDEETYSAIRATLYTSSVSIFFTILVGFPLGFTLGFYDFKGRRILRLLSDTALAMPTVAIGLILYAFITRNGPFGEFGLLFTLKAVMLGQFVLALPIIISLSASVVENMDKKHYLTILNLRLSAPRLVGCVLYELRYALMVVVATAYGRIVAEVGVAMMIGGNIKYFTRTITTAVSLETNKGEFAMGIALALVLIFIAFAVNLTIHALKRLDK, via the coding sequence TTGGATTTTTTATTAAACGGATTTTTGGAGGCCTTTAGGCTGCTTTTTAGCGGCGATGAGGAGACGTATTCGGCGATCAGGGCGACGCTTTACACTTCGAGCGTTTCGATATTTTTTACGATTTTAGTCGGTTTTCCGCTAGGCTTTACGCTGGGATTTTACGATTTTAAAGGGCGCAGGATTTTGAGACTGCTCAGCGATACGGCGCTTGCGATGCCCACCGTTGCGATCGGACTTATTTTGTATGCATTTATCACGCGAAACGGCCCGTTTGGCGAGTTTGGGCTGCTTTTTACGCTAAAGGCCGTGATGCTGGGGCAGTTTGTGCTAGCACTACCTATCATCATCTCGCTAAGCGCTAGCGTCGTGGAAAATATGGACAAAAAACACTATCTAACCATCCTAAATTTACGCCTGAGCGCGCCGCGGCTAGTGGGCTGCGTGCTGTACGAGCTGAGGTATGCTCTGATGGTGGTCGTAGCGACGGCGTACGGGCGTATCGTGGCCGAGGTCGGCGTGGCGATGATGATCGGCGGAAATATCAAATATTTTACCCGCACGATCACGACTGCGGTGTCGCTGGAGACGAATAAGGGCGAGTTTGCGATGGGTATAGCGCTGGCTTTGGTGCTTATCTTTATCGCGTTTGCCGTAAATTTGACGATACACGCGCTAAAAAGGCTGGATAAATGA
- the tupA gene encoding tungstate ABC transporter substrate-binding protein TupA, which produces MKKVILGSLIASVLAFAGDSELIMATTTSTDNTGLLDAIYPAYKAKTGVDIKWTAVGTGAALKLGENCDADILFVHSPKVEKEFVEKGFGVERKAVMYNDFVVIADKSIADKFKGKDIKESFELIKKENIKFFSRGDKSGTDNKEKGIWKKIVGEVPEKDSWYMQTGQGMLATINAAAEQKGVTFTDRGTYIKYEDTKKGAPEMVIINEGDNDLKNFYSLIAVNPKHCAKADIENANKFIEWATSEEGQKFIGDFKLLDKPLFTPDANTRKN; this is translated from the coding sequence ATGAAAAAAGTAATATTAGGCTCGCTAATCGCGAGCGTTTTGGCGTTTGCGGGCGATAGCGAACTCATTATGGCTACCACCACCAGCACCGATAACACGGGGCTACTAGACGCGATCTACCCTGCGTATAAGGCAAAAACCGGCGTCGATATCAAATGGACGGCGGTAGGCACCGGAGCGGCCTTGAAACTCGGCGAAAACTGCGATGCGGACATACTTTTCGTGCATTCGCCAAAAGTCGAGAAAGAATTCGTAGAAAAGGGCTTTGGCGTCGAGAGAAAAGCCGTAATGTACAATGACTTCGTCGTTATCGCCGATAAATCGATCGCCGATAAATTTAAAGGCAAAGACATAAAAGAGAGCTTTGAGCTAATCAAAAAAGAGAATATCAAATTTTTCTCTCGCGGCGATAAATCAGGCACCGACAACAAAGAAAAAGGTATCTGGAAAAAAATCGTTGGCGAAGTACCTGAAAAAGACAGTTGGTACATGCAAACCGGCCAAGGCATGCTAGCTACTATCAACGCGGCAGCCGAGCAAAAGGGCGTGACGTTCACCGACCGCGGCACCTACATCAAGTACGAGGACACCAAAAAAGGCGCGCCTGAGATGGTCATCATCAACGAGGGCGACAACGACCTAAAGAACTTCTACTCGCTAATCGCGGTAAATCCGAAGCACTGCGCTAAGGCCGACATCGAAAACGCAAATAAATTTATAGAGTGGGCGACGAGCGAAGAGGGTCAGAAATTTATCGGCGACTTTAAGCTGCTAGATAAGCCGCTTTTCACGCCTGACGCGAATACCCGCAAGAACTAA